The proteins below are encoded in one region of Akkermansiaceae bacterium:
- a CDS encoding tyrosine-type recombinase/integrase — protein MAFLFKHPQSQYWYAGWKDENGKRVNRSTKVEAKRGTRKKAQKIADSYEDTAKQNRTARQVRQTIIDLHQDITGRELPSATVREYCAQFEAMKAGESSKATKDHYRNIVIGFTEWLRERADADMNDIRPADMAAYRNHLLTKVTEVTATKKMKGLRTIFATAHREGVILEDPTTSMRFSRKGKSDSNRLEKRPFTLDELKLIREETDGEWHSMLMFGLYTGQRMGDLATLRWSNVDLLKAEMRIATRKTGRTVTIPLAAPLLKHVQEMPSSDDPTGYVHPELADTYENKGASGLSNQFASILARCGLRDAVSHRSKKKGRGAKRKGTGVSFHCLRATAVTMLHEAGIPAATVEEWVGHDSAEVHRAYVKIGRESLQKASDALPEL, from the coding sequence ATGGCTTTTTTATTCAAACATCCGCAGTCGCAGTATTGGTATGCAGGCTGGAAAGACGAGAATGGTAAGAGGGTGAACCGTTCGACCAAGGTAGAGGCGAAAAGGGGGACCCGGAAAAAGGCTCAGAAGATAGCCGATTCTTATGAGGACACGGCCAAGCAGAATCGGACAGCTCGTCAGGTGAGGCAGACGATTATAGACCTGCACCAGGACATCACGGGAAGAGAGTTGCCCTCTGCTACTGTCAGAGAGTATTGCGCGCAGTTCGAGGCGATGAAGGCCGGTGAAAGTTCCAAGGCGACCAAAGATCATTACCGTAACATTGTGATAGGGTTCACTGAATGGTTACGGGAGCGAGCCGATGCGGATATGAATGACATCCGTCCAGCGGATATGGCTGCCTATAGAAACCACCTATTGACCAAGGTGACTGAGGTGACAGCGACTAAGAAAATGAAGGGGCTGCGTACCATCTTTGCCACAGCTCACAGGGAAGGAGTCATACTAGAAGACCCGACAACTAGTATGCGCTTCAGCCGTAAGGGGAAAAGTGACTCAAACCGACTCGAAAAACGTCCATTCACTTTGGATGAACTCAAGCTCATACGTGAAGAGACTGATGGTGAGTGGCACAGCATGCTGATGTTTGGCCTCTACACGGGACAACGCATGGGGGACTTGGCTACTCTACGCTGGAGCAATGTGGATCTGCTCAAGGCGGAAATGCGGATTGCTACCAGGAAGACAGGCCGAACTGTTACCATACCATTGGCGGCTCCCTTGTTGAAGCATGTTCAGGAAATGCCTAGTTCTGACGATCCGACAGGGTATGTGCATCCTGAGCTGGCAGATACCTATGAAAATAAAGGAGCATCAGGATTGTCCAACCAGTTCGCATCTATCCTTGCCCGGTGCGGTTTGAGAGATGCGGTCAGTCACCGCAGTAAGAAGAAAGGGCGGGGTGCAAAGCGTAAAGGCACGGGCGTTAGCTTCCACTGTCTACGGGCTACTGCAGTTACTATGCTGCACGAAGCAGGCATCCCGGCAGCTACGGTTGAGGAATGGGTAGGTCATGATAGCGCCGAGGTTCATAGAGCTTATGTAAAGATTGGGCGTGAGTCATTACAGAAGGCATCGGATGCGCTGCCTGAGCTGTAA
- the plsY gene encoding glycerol-3-phosphate 1-O-acyltransferase PlsY → MPLWIPPIIAFLAGSIPFGLLIAKAKGVNIREHGSGNIGATNVLRVIGKPYGISCLVLDLLKGLIPTMAGISLFTYAGDSNPMAIKALAPYAVELPQTQAQILQIVTALAAILGHNYSPWIGFKGGKGIATSGGALIALMPAAVVILLVIWALLFFTTKYVSVASMGAAVSLPFLTIFGSWYHGKLANGTWNKPLFIFTIIIAALAVWRHRSNIKGLMNGTEHQFAKKKS, encoded by the coding sequence ATGCCACTCTGGATACCACCTATCATCGCCTTCCTCGCAGGCTCGATCCCCTTCGGACTCCTTATAGCCAAGGCGAAGGGAGTCAACATCCGCGAACATGGCTCCGGCAACATCGGTGCCACCAATGTGCTGCGCGTGATCGGCAAACCCTACGGCATCAGCTGCCTGGTCCTTGACCTACTCAAGGGGCTCATCCCGACGATGGCCGGTATCAGTTTGTTCACCTATGCCGGTGACAGCAACCCGATGGCCATCAAGGCCTTGGCTCCCTACGCCGTCGAACTCCCCCAAACCCAAGCGCAGATTTTGCAAATCGTCACAGCCCTCGCTGCGATACTCGGACATAACTACTCGCCATGGATCGGCTTCAAAGGAGGCAAGGGCATCGCCACATCAGGCGGTGCATTGATCGCCCTGATGCCGGCTGCCGTGGTAATCCTGTTGGTTATTTGGGCCTTGCTTTTTTTCACCACCAAATACGTGTCCGTGGCAAGCATGGGTGCTGCGGTAAGCCTGCCCTTCCTCACGATCTTCGGATCCTGGTACCACGGCAAACTGGCCAACGGCACATGGAACAAACCCCTGTTTATCTTTACTATCATTATCGCCGCACTTGCCGTCTGGAGACACAGGTCTAACATCAAGGGCCTGATGAACGGCACCGAACACCAATTCGCCAAAAAGAAATCATGA
- a CDS encoding NAD(P)-dependent glycerol-3-phosphate dehydrogenase, with amino-acid sequence MIKRAAILGTGSWGTALACLLASKLDEVCLIGRNQKTVDEINQHHTNHHYIPDETLATNIIASADIATAADYPLVLFVVPTSATEAMARALGEINLPRETIIVSCAKGISHDGERMSEIIHRHLPNHPLAVLSGPNHAEEVSRTLATCAVIGSRDMAVAEQLQKIFTTHFFRCYTSDDVAGMELGGAMKNVFGIAAGIADGIGLGDNAIAALVTRGLAEMTRLGTVLGGRMETFIGLSGVGDLMATCYSPHSRNNRVGKALGKGGQLDDIIANLGMVAEGVPNTKSVHDAGCKANVRTPLIDAVYQILYENKPAVNALEELLTRDTRPETE; translated from the coding sequence ATGATCAAACGCGCTGCCATCTTGGGAACCGGCTCATGGGGGACCGCCCTCGCCTGCCTGCTCGCCAGTAAACTCGACGAAGTCTGCCTGATTGGCCGGAATCAAAAAACCGTGGATGAAATCAACCAGCATCACACCAACCACCACTACATCCCGGACGAAACCCTCGCTACCAATATCATCGCCAGTGCCGATATAGCGACAGCAGCCGACTATCCGCTGGTATTGTTTGTCGTCCCCACGTCTGCCACCGAGGCCATGGCCCGGGCACTTGGTGAGATCAATCTCCCCCGGGAAACCATCATCGTTTCATGCGCCAAGGGGATTTCACATGACGGCGAACGCATGAGCGAGATCATCCATCGCCACCTTCCTAACCATCCGCTGGCCGTACTTTCAGGGCCCAACCATGCCGAGGAGGTTTCCCGCACCCTGGCCACCTGTGCCGTGATCGGCTCGAGGGATATGGCGGTGGCAGAACAGCTCCAGAAGATATTCACCACCCATTTTTTCCGCTGCTACACCAGTGACGACGTCGCCGGCATGGAACTGGGCGGGGCGATGAAAAACGTCTTCGGCATCGCCGCCGGCATCGCCGATGGCATTGGCTTGGGGGATAACGCCATCGCCGCCCTCGTTACCCGCGGACTGGCGGAAATGACCCGGCTCGGAACGGTCCTGGGAGGTCGCATGGAAACCTTTATCGGGCTCTCGGGAGTCGGCGACCTGATGGCGACCTGCTACTCGCCGCACTCACGTAACAACCGTGTCGGCAAGGCACTTGGCAAAGGGGGGCAACTCGACGACATCATCGCCAACCTGGGCATGGTCGCCGAGGGGGTCCCAAACACAAAATCCGTTCACGATGCTGGCTGCAAGGCCAATGTCCGCACCCCGCTGATAGATGCGGTCTATCAGATTCTCTACGAAAACAAACCTGCGGTGAATGCACTCGAGGAACTGCTCACCCGTGACACCCGCCCGGAAACGGAGTAG